TTCTGGAGCAGATATTTGGCGAACTGGCAAACCATTCTTGTAACATGTGTAATAATCCTTATTGACATTTAATAAACTGCTGGTGATTAAGTCAGCTTCAGATTTGAACATACAGCTACTAAATCTCCTATTGAAGCCTTTATCCCTATGTAACGCACTTTCTTAAGCACGGGATACTATATTCTGCAAATTGCTCCGTATAACTATTTATCATACGGAAAGTTTCCATATAATCTTTTTCTAGATCGAGATATATCAAGCATTACAGCTACTTTTTGTCTGAATATATGGACAATTTCTTTTTTACATCCCTATTCGAGGATTATACCGAATTCTTCCGTATAACTACCCTTCACGAGAGGATTATCTGGAATTTTTCCGTATATCCCTTGGTGTGACACAGAATTTTTCTGTATAACATCCCGATCGCGAGTCTTAAACGGAATTTTTCTGTATAACATCCTATGGAACAGCGTCCGAAAAAGCTGCTCGAACAAGTACAAGACGCGATCCGTCTTAAGCACTATTCTTACCAAACAAAAAAAACTTATATTTACTGGATTAGACTGAATCAAAATATTGGGTAAAGCGATCGCATATTCTAAATTTCTTTAATTTTGAGGAGAGGCGACCGTAACAACAAAACTCACGGTTATGACTCTGACGAGAGATTTGAATTGTCTAATTCTGCAAGAGCTATATTTACACAAGCTCGAACGCCTTGCCAGTCGCGCTGTGATAAATGCCTGATACAAACTAAGTTAGCAGAGGAAGGCAACGTCACAATGAAACTCCGAAAAATAGATGCAACCCGTAAACCTGCTACTTGCCAATCCTGAAGTACATAATCGGTTACACCTATCCCAGTCGTTTGTGTTGTAATCAGCCCAATTATTATATCAGGACGATTTGCATGATACGTTGCTGAAGACAAAACGACAGCAGGGCGACGTTTAACACCTGTGACACCAGGAAAATCAACAGTGACAACATCACCTGGATCGAATGTCACTAGGCTAACTCCTCGCTTTCAGGATAGCTCGTTTCAGCATACTGCATGGAAAAAGCCACTAAATCAAGTCGATCTTGCTCTGTCCATGTATCGCTTTGGTCAACAAGCTCGGCATCGTGTTGTACGAGATCGTTTAAAATCAGTGTTGCCAAGCGTAACCGCTCTGCTGGTGACAAAGTGCGAATAACTTGAGTATAAATTTCTTGGATGGTGGTTGACATATTAAATCTTCAATACCCCTCATCCTAATCTAAACCTGTAATCGCTACTTTATTGGCTTGTAGCGTAAAGCT
This window of the Chroococcidiopsis thermalis PCC 7203 genome carries:
- a CDS encoding type II toxin-antitoxin system PemK/MazF family toxin produces the protein MTFDPGDVVTVDFPGVTGVKRRPAVVLSSATYHANRPDIIIGLITTQTTGIGVTDYVLQDWQVAGLRVASIFRSFIVTLPSSANLVCIRHLSQRDWQGVRACVNIALAELDNSNLSSES
- a CDS encoding phage integrase N-terminal SAM-like domain-containing protein translates to MEQRPKKLLEQVQDAIRLKHYSYQTKKTYIYWIRLNQNIG